GCTTAGATACCGAGATCGTATACACCGTGCAGATGGATAGTAGGTTGATGTATACTGTCGAATACAATTCCAATGAGAACCGGCTGACAGTTGATTATAACTCAGGTAATGAGGACTTGGTTTTCTTCAAAGAATCATACGTATCCGAAACACGTAGCATTATCCCCTTATGGTCTCTGCGTGGTGCAAGGTTCCCGGGAGCCGATTTAGGCTACTATTTCAATGAGACATTTCGTGACTTCTCTGAGGCTACCGATCGCATCAAAGAACAATCGTTGGATTATATAGGAATGAAGATGGAAGTGAAGACCGAGCTTACACGCAAGCACTTTCTGATTTCTCCGAATGACGAAAGCCATGAAGTGTTCGAGTTGGAACACACTTCGTCCGGCATACAGGCTTCTGTTCCATTAATGACCATCGTGCGCTACTTCGCTCATAAATTTTCGTTCACTAACGCCTTTCGTCGCTCTGTGTTGGATCAACTTTCCGATGATGATATTTCGCAGTTCCGCCCCGAGATCAACTTGAAAGACCTCAAGAAGTACATCCATCTTCATATCGAGGAGCCAGAGCTGAGCCTCGATCCGAAGACGCAATGCCTCTTCATCAACGACCTGATCCGCGAAGCCTTCTATCGCGGGGATAACAAACGCCCGGACGACGGTCGGCAGCTCGGTCTGATGTTCGCCACCCACAGCCCCTACATCCTCAACCACCTCAACGTGCTCCTCAAAGCGTCCTACAACGAAAAGGCCCGTGAGCACTATCCCTATATCAACCCGGACGAGATTGCGGTGTATCGGTTGCATGACGGAGAGGTGCATTCGCTGGTGGAAGACGATGAGGAAACAGGCGAACGCATCATCGACACGTACAAGTTTTCCGAGACGATGGAGTGGATCCTCGATAAATACGAAAGCGTAGACTGATGACTGATATGGACAGCGCACTGGTGAAGTTCTTGCTGGTGGATTACCCTGCACACCGCCATAAGAAGGCCGAGCAGATGAAACCACTCCGAAGAGAGTGTCCCCAATACAAGAAGACATTCGAACTACACGACGACAAAGAGAAGTTGGCGGACATCCTTTGCTACAAAGACAAGGGAGAGGTCGTGATTCAAAACGATACGAACGTGCCGCTCGAAGTTGTCGACATAGAAGATTACATCGAGCAATTCCCCGAGGAAGCCAAAGAGCAAGGCCGAAAAGACGATCAAGTCAATTGCAAATGCGACTTCATTATCGGCCCGACAGAAGGCGATCCCTTTATCCTCTTCGTTGAATTGACCCAAAGCACAAGCAAAAACATCCGAGATAGCAAATTGACTCATGCCGCCCAGCAGCTCGCAAGAAGCATTCAACGGTTCTACGAGAAGGACAAGTTCTTCGATCGATATGAGAAGAAGGTCGCGCTGTTTGCATATCGAGTTACAGGCAGCGAAAGGCTTAGCAAGAAAGCATTGAAGAACATGGAGATCATGCTAAAGAGTCCGATCGCCGTAGCACGCCAACCCATAAAAAAGGCGACCCATATCATCAAATCTCACGGCTTCACCTTCGAGCAACGCCTTTACCCCACGCCCTACATCATCGAGTAGTTTTATATATGCACATAACCCCCAAACACATACACGCAATGCAAACGAAACGCTTCCCTTTTGCGGCGATACTCTTAGCGTTTATCGCGTTCGTCGCCCCACTGGCGCTCCATGCGCAACACGAGAAACCGGACAATTCGGCCCTCCTCGCCGTCGGTACAGAGGCGCCGGACTTCAGCCTGCCCACTGTCGACGGTGAAGCTACCATCGCACTCTCGGACTACGCCGGCCGCTACCTCGTCATCGATTTCTGGGCCTCTTGGTGCCCCGACTGCCGCAAGGCTAATCCCCGCATGGTGGACCTCTACAAGCGCTACGCGGACGAGGCCGTCGGTATCAGCTTCCTCGGCGTATCGTTCGACACCGATCGCGAGGCCTGCCTCCGGGCGGTTGAGAAAGACGGCATCACGTGGCCTCAGGTGAGCGAGCTCAAGAAGTGGAAAGAGACCGAGATCTCCCGCCAGTACGGTATCCGCTGGATCCCGACCGTCTACGTCGTCGACAACGCGGGCAAAGTGCTCTACGCCGGTAATAACCTCGACGAGCTGGAAGAACTCCTGCGCTACCTCGGTGGCGTCGGCAGCGGCGAAACGAATTAGAACGACTCCGCACCGTCATGTCCACAGCCATAGCAGACGACAGCCGCAAGGTCACCACCCACCGGCTCTACGAGATGAAGCAGCGCGGCGAGAAGATCGCCATGCTCACGGCTTACGATTACTCGATGGCGCAGATCATCGACTGCGCCGGCATGGACGTCATCCTCGTCGGCGACTCCGCCTCCAACGTCATGGCGGGCAACATCACCACGCTGCCCATCACGCTCGATCAAATGATCTACCACGGCAAGTCGGTCGTCAAGGCCGTCCGCCGCGCCCTCGTCGTCGTCGACCTGCCCTTCGGCTCCTACCAGGGCAACTCCAAAGAGGCCCTCGCCTCGGCCATCCGCGTGATGAAGCAGACGCACGCCGACTGTATCAAGATGGAGGGCGGCGCCGAGATCCGCGAGTCCATCCAGCGCGTCCTCTGCGCTGGCATACCCATTATGGGTCACCTCGGCCTTACACCGCAATCCATCAACAAGTTCGGCACCTACACCGTCCGCGCCCGCGAGGAAGCAGAGGCCGCCAAGCTCGTTGAAGACGCCCGACTGCTCGAGGAGCTGGGCTGCTTCGCCCTCGTCTTGGAGAAGATCCCCGCCGAGTTGGCCACACGCGTAGCCAGCGAGCTGCGTATCCCAGTGATCGGGATCGGTGCCGGCGGCGGAGTAGACGGACAAGTGCTCGTCATGCACGACATGCTGGGCATCAACCAAGACTTCTCGCCCCGTTTCCTGCGTCGCTACGCCGACCTCAACGCCGTCATCACCGACGCCGTCCAAGCCTACATCGGCGACATCAAAACGCGCGACTTCCCTAACGAAAAAGAACAGTATTAGGCACCCACGAAGTATAGTCAGGTACCCAGCCAACTTCCCCGGCCTCGGCAGAGGCCTTGATTTTCTTTTGCTTCTTTTCTTGCATCAAGGCAAGAAAAGAAGGCCCCCCCCTCAAGAGAAGAAAAGAAGGTCCCCTCAAGGCAAGAAAAGAAGCCCCCCAGAGAAAAGAAGAATCGATCAAAGAAAGAACCAGGCAGGCACAAAGCCCGCCCCCACACCTATCACATCACCTTCATGGCAAAAGAATTAAAGGAACTCACCAGTAAAGACGCGAACTACGCGCAGTGGTATCAAGACCTGGTCATCAAGGCCGGGCTGGCAGAAAACTCAGCCGTCCGCGGTTGCATGGTCATCAAACCCTACGGCTACGCCATCTGGGAACGCATGCAGCGCATCCTGGACGACAAATTCAAGGAGACGGGCCACGAGAACGCTTACTTCCCCCTGCTCATCCCCAAATCCTTCCTCAGCCGCGAGGCCGACCATGTGGAAGGCTTCGCCAAGGAGTGCGCCGTCGTGACGCATTACAGGCTCAAGAACGCCCCGGACGGGAGCGGTGTCATAGTCGACCCAGCCGCCCGACTCGAGGAGGAGCTCATCATTCGCCCCACCTCCGAGACGATCATCTGGAACACGTATAAGAACTGGATCCAGTCCTACCGCGACCTGCCGATCCTCGTCAATCAGTGGGCCAACGTCATGCGTTGGGAGATGCGCACGCGCCTCTTCCTCCGCACCGCCGAATTCCTCTGGCAGGAGGGTCACACGGCCCACGCCACCCGCGAGGAGGCCGAGGCCGAGGCCATTAAGATGCAAGGCGTCTATGCCGACTTTGCCGAGAACTATATGGCTGTGCCCGTCATCCGCGGCGTCAAGACGGCCAGCGAACGCTTCGCCGGCGCCGTAGAGACGTACACCATCGAGGCCATGATGCAGGACGGCAAGGCTCTCCAAGCCGGCACCTCGCACTTCCTCGGACAGAACTTCGGTCGCGCCTTCGACGTCACCTTCATCGATCGCAATGGCAAGACGGACTACGCCTGGGCCTCATCCTGGGGCGTCTCTACCCGCCTCGTCGGCGCGCTCATCATGGCGCACTCGGACAACAACGGCCTCGTCCTGCCGCCGCACCTCGCGCCCGTGCAGGTCGTCATCATCCCCATCTACCGCTCCGCCGAGCAGCTGGCTGCGATCAGTGAAAAGGTAGACCGCATCGCCGCCCGACTCCGCGAGCTGGGCGTCCGCGTCAAGTTCGACAGCGACGACACGAAGAAGCCCGGATGGAAGTTCGCCGAATACGAGCTCAAGGGCGTCCCCGTACGCCTCGCGATGGGCGGTCGCGACCTGGAGAACGACACCGTTGAGATCATGCGCCGCGACACGCTCGAGAAAGAGACGCGCCCCTGCGCCGGACTCGAGGAATACGTCCGCGACCTGCTCGAAGAGATTCAGTCCGGCATCTTCCGCAAAGCCCTCGACCACCGCGCCCGCCGCACCGTCCGGGTCGACACCTACGACGAGTTCAAGGAGCGCATCGAGGAAGGCCTCTTCATCATGGCTCATTGGGACGGCACACCCGAGACCGAGGAGCGCGTCAAGAACGAGACCAAGGCCACCATCCGCTGCATCCCCCTCGACGACACCGACGCCGAGCCCGGCCGCTGCATGGTCACCGGCCGCCCCTCCGCCCGCCGCGTCCTCTTCGCCCGAGCGTATTAAATCGGTGCTCGGCCAACTGGGCTGGCGTCCCTGACGCCTTGACCTTCTTTTCGCTTCCTTTTTCTTGTGTCAAGACAAGAAAAGGAAGATATCAAGGCAAGAAAAGAAGATAGAAGTCAGCCGGACGCCAGTCATCATCCCGCTCAAACACAACACACATAATAGATAAACAAATGGAACTCACAGGAAGAATCGTAGCCGTGCAGCCCGTCCAGACGGGCGAGGGCCGCAACGGCACGTGGAAAAAACAAGAGTATGTCGTCGAGTACGACCGTCAGGCGCAGTATCCGCGCAAGATGATGTTCGTCCTCTGGGGCGACAAGATCGACCAATACAACATCCAAGAAGGGCAGGAGCTGAAGATATACTTCGACATCGACTGCCGCGCCTACAACGGTCGCTGGTATAACGACATCCGCGCCTGGAAGGTCGAGCCGGATACGGAGGCCGCACCCGCCGTGCCCTCCGAACCCGCGGGACGCTTTGCGGACAACGTGCCGCCGCCCCCGCCCGAGCTGCTCGCCTCGCCGTCTGACGCCTCGTCAGATCTGCCCTTCTAAAGCCGCGCACGTAGTGCATCCACCTTCGGGGCCTGTCTCTCGGAAACATCAAGAGAGGCAGGCCCCGATTGCGTGGGTGTAAAGG
The sequence above is drawn from the Tannerella serpentiformis genome and encodes:
- a CDS encoding AAA family ATPase encodes the protein MKESIHIQNFGPLRDVRIDDIKPLTVLIGDSASGKSALMKVIAFMRYMYKKGNVRAYLKKANIDVSISTQPFFKDELEPMVSLDTEIVYTVQMDSRLMYTVEYNSNENRLTVDYNSGNEDLVFFKESYVSETRSIIPLWSLRGARFPGADLGYYFNETFRDFSEATDRIKEQSLDYIGMKMEVKTELTRKHFLISPNDESHEVFELEHTSSGIQASVPLMTIVRYFAHKFSFTNAFRRSVLDQLSDDDISQFRPEINLKDLKKYIHLHIEEPELSLDPKTQCLFINDLIREAFYRGDNKRPDDGRQLGLMFATHSPYILNHLNVLLKASYNEKAREHYPYINPDEIAVYRLHDGEVHSLVEDDEETGERIIDTYKFSETMEWILDKYESVD
- a CDS encoding peroxiredoxin family protein → MQTKRFPFAAILLAFIAFVAPLALHAQHEKPDNSALLAVGTEAPDFSLPTVDGEATIALSDYAGRYLVIDFWASWCPDCRKANPRMVDLYKRYADEAVGISFLGVSFDTDREACLRAVEKDGITWPQVSELKKWKETEISRQYGIRWIPTVYVVDNAGKVLYAGNNLDELEELLRYLGGVGSGETN
- the panB gene encoding 3-methyl-2-oxobutanoate hydroxymethyltransferase encodes the protein MSTAIADDSRKVTTHRLYEMKQRGEKIAMLTAYDYSMAQIIDCAGMDVILVGDSASNVMAGNITTLPITLDQMIYHGKSVVKAVRRALVVVDLPFGSYQGNSKEALASAIRVMKQTHADCIKMEGGAEIRESIQRVLCAGIPIMGHLGLTPQSINKFGTYTVRAREEAEAAKLVEDARLLEELGCFALVLEKIPAELATRVASELRIPVIGIGAGGGVDGQVLVMHDMLGINQDFSPRFLRRYADLNAVITDAVQAYIGDIKTRDFPNEKEQY
- the proS gene encoding proline--tRNA ligase, with the translated sequence MAKELKELTSKDANYAQWYQDLVIKAGLAENSAVRGCMVIKPYGYAIWERMQRILDDKFKETGHENAYFPLLIPKSFLSREADHVEGFAKECAVVTHYRLKNAPDGSGVIVDPAARLEEELIIRPTSETIIWNTYKNWIQSYRDLPILVNQWANVMRWEMRTRLFLRTAEFLWQEGHTAHATREEAEAEAIKMQGVYADFAENYMAVPVIRGVKTASERFAGAVETYTIEAMMQDGKALQAGTSHFLGQNFGRAFDVTFIDRNGKTDYAWASSWGVSTRLVGALIMAHSDNNGLVLPPHLAPVQVVIIPIYRSAEQLAAISEKVDRIAARLRELGVRVKFDSDDTKKPGWKFAEYELKGVPVRLAMGGRDLENDTVEIMRRDTLEKETRPCAGLEEYVRDLLEEIQSGIFRKALDHRARRTVRVDTYDEFKERIEEGLFIMAHWDGTPETEERVKNETKATIRCIPLDDTDAEPGRCMVTGRPSARRVLFARAY
- a CDS encoding DUF3127 domain-containing protein, encoding MELTGRIVAVQPVQTGEGRNGTWKKQEYVVEYDRQAQYPRKMMFVLWGDKIDQYNIQEGQELKIYFDIDCRAYNGRWYNDIRAWKVEPDTEAAPAVPSEPAGRFADNVPPPPPELLASPSDASSDLPF